In the Sebastes fasciatus isolate fSebFas1 chromosome 20, fSebFas1.pri, whole genome shotgun sequence genome, one interval contains:
- the LOC141758134 gene encoding putative phosphatase phospho1, which translates to MTAPSNLAAPQQQRFLMLFDFDETIINESSDDAVVRALPGQQLPDWLRNSYREGHYNEHMQKILVYMAEQGVSEDSIQAAVEKIPPSPGLLNLFQYLQSHQQEFELAVVSDANVYFIETWLEHAGVRHLFRKIFTNPASFDATGHLVLLPFHSHSCSCCPDNMCKQKILREYLAGRQKEHGGAPFQRVFYIGDGANDICPSLALGPRDTAFPRRDFPMHRLLQSQAATFKANIVPWVSGEDIVDCLKKIMEER; encoded by the coding sequence ATGACAGCTCCATCAAACTTGGCGGCGCCACAGCAACAGCGCTTTTTGATGTTGTTCGACTTTGACGAGACCATCATCAATGAGAGCAGCGATGATGCTGTGGTGCGTGCTCTGCCGGGCCAACAGCTTCCCGACTGGCTGAGAAACAGCTACAGGGAGGGCCACTACAACGAGCACATGCAGAAGATCCTGGTTTATATGGCGGAGCAGGGCGTGTCTGAGGACTCCATCCAAGCAGCGGTGGAGAAGATCCCGCCCTCGCCCGGCCTCCTGAACCTCTTCCAGTATCTGCAGAGCCATCAGCAGGAATTTGAACTGGCGGTGGTCTCCGACGCCAACGTGTACTTCATCGAGACGTGGCTGGAGCACGCCGGGGTGCGACACCTTTTCCGCAAGATTTTCACAAACCCAGCCAGTTTTGACGCCACCGGCCATCTCGTGCTGCTCCCTTTCCACTCCCACTCGTGCTCCTGTTGTCCTGACAACATGTGCAAGCAGAAGATCCTTCGGGAGTATCTGGCGGGCCGACAAAAGGAGCATGGTGGTGCTCCCTTTCAGAGGGTGTTCTATATCGGAGACGGGGCCAATGATATCTGTCCTTCTCTGGCTCTGGGGCCGCGGGACACAGCCTTCCCCAGGAGGGACTTCCCCATGCACAGGCTGCTGCAGTCCCAGGCAGCCACGTTCAAGGCCAACATCGTTCCTTGGGTCAGCGGCGAGGACATAGTGGATTGCCTGAAGAAAATAATGGAGGAGAGATGa
- the LOC141758592 gene encoding gap junction gamma-1 protein-like, with protein sequence MSWSFLTRLLEEIHNHSTFVGKIWLTVLIVFRIVLTAVGGESIYYDEQSKFVCNSGQPGCENVCYDAFAPLSHVRFWVFQIILVATPSLMYLGYAVNKIARTEEQTGGGGVSGFSRKKPKKPYLAGRKQNRAIEEAEDDQEEDPMIYEMAEVESDGGGTAKEKNSGDRQTKLKVRHDGRQRIKEDGLMRIYVLQLLTRSLLEVAFLCGQYALYGFAVPPTYVCSDLPCPHSVDCFVSRPTEKTIFLLIMYTVSLLCLALNIWEMLHLGLGTICEIVRSRRVRFPDDELCGLTRAQGALHEAGLNGEDYSSSAFSWNAPSAPPGYNVAIKPLLVSTGHHDQPLPITDLTNAKLACRQNHVNIVQEERQQYTNNDENQCRAGMGDALRGVDKDIRQPQNKLEADSPAYSQQQGHSNNHSKPYRERKHRQASKHASSKADTDRGSSTSSSSKYGVIKGSEWI encoded by the coding sequence ATGAGTTGGAGTTTCCTGACTCGGCTGCTGGAAGAAATCCACAACCATTCTACATTCGTGGGCAAGATCTGGCTCACTGTCCTCATTGTTTTCCGCATCGTGCTGACGGCCGTGGGAGGGGAGTCCATCTACTACGATGAGCAGAGCAAGTTTGTCTGCAACTCGGGCCAGCCGGGCTGCGAGAACGTCTGCTACGACGCCTTCGCTCCGCTCTCACACGTCCGCTTCTGGGTTTTCCAAATCATTCTGGTGGCCACACCTTCACTCATGTACCTGGGCTACGCTGTCAACAAAATTGCTCGGACAGAGGAGCAGACAGGCGGCGGGGGAGTGAGTGGATTTTCGCGGAAGAAACCAAAGAAGCCCTATCTTGCGGGCAGAAAGCAGAATAGGGCCATTGAAGAGGCCGAGGATGACCAGGAGGAAGACCCGATGATCTATGAAATGGCAGAGGTGGAGAGTGACGGTGGTGGAacggcaaaagaaaaaaacagcggTGATCGACAAACTAAGCTCAAGGTGCGCCATGACGGGCGCCAGCGTATCAAAGAGGATGGACTGATGCGTATTTACGTCCTTCAGCTCCTGACGCGATCCTTGCTGGAGGTGGCTTTCTTGTGTGGACAGTACGCCCTGTATGGATTCGCCGTGCCTCCCACCTACGTGTGCTCAGACCTGCCATGCCCTCACAGCGTGGACTGCTTTGTGTCACGGCCCACTGAGAAAAccatcttcctcctcatcatGTACACAGTCTCCCTGCTCTGTCTGGCGCTCAATATATGGGAGATGCTTCACCTGGGCTTGGGCACCATCTGTGAGATCGTACGCTCCCGCCGGGTGCGGTTTCCCGACGATGAGCTGTGCGGGCTGACGCGTGCACAAGGAGCTCTTCATGAGGCGGGGTTGAACGGAGAGGATTACAGCAGCTCTGCGTTTTCTTGGAACGCACCATCAGCTCCACCTGGGTACAACGTCGCCATCAAGCCTCTTCTGGTATCTACGGGGCACCACGACCAGCCACTACCCATCACTGATCTCACTAATGCCAAGCTGGCGTGCCGGCAGAACCACGTGAACATTGTCCAGGAGGAGCGTCAGCAGTACACCAATAATGATGAAAACCAGTGCAGAGCAGGGATGGGAGATGCCCTCAGGGGTGTTGACAAGGACATCCGTCAGCCTCAGAACAAGCTGGAGGCTGACAGTCCAGCCTACAGCCAGCAACAGGGCCACAGTAATAACCACAGCAAGCCTTACCGTGAGCGTAAACACCGGCAGGCCTCCAAACACGCCTCAAGCAAGGCAGACACGGACAGAGGCAGCAGCACCAGTAGCAGCAGCAAATATGGAGTCATAAAGGGTTCTGAGTGGATCTGA